The genome window TACCATGCGGGTCAGGGAGGAGACCCAGGATGAACTGGGTCTTTTGGCCCGCACCTTCAACCAGATGGTGGAAACCCTCGCCAGAACGACCGATTCCAAGGAGTTTACCGAGGGTGTCCTGATGGGCATGGTGGATGGGTTGCTGGTCCTGGATATCGAGAACAAAATTCATCGTCTGAACCCGGCCATTCTGGAGATACTTGGTGAGAGTGAATCCGGACTCATGGGACGGCACTTTGATCAGTTGCTGCCCGATCCGGTATTTGCTGCCGAAATGTTTCGGGATTTGTTGGCCGGCAATCCGGTACGGGCGCGGGAAAGCGTGTTTGCCACGACAGACAGGCGGGTTGTTCCGGTTGCCATTTCGAGCAGTTTGTTGCACAAGGAAAATGGCGCAATTGCCGGGGTGGTCATCCTGGTGCAAAACATCAGTCAACGCAAGGCCGACGAAGAACGCCTGTATTTTCTGGCCAATTACGACCCCCTGACCGGATTGCCCAACCGGATCCTGATGCAGGAACGTCTGGGACAGGCGCTCACCCGCATTCCCTGGCGCAAGAAAAGGCTCGGGGTCATGTTTTGTGATCTGGATCGTTTCAAGATCATCAATGATACCCTGGGCCATCGGGCTGGCGACGAATTGCTGAAAACCACGGCCAGCCGCCTGCTGACCTGTGTCCGGGACGGTGATACCGTGGCACGCCTGGGGGGGGATGAATTTGTCATTCTATTGCAGGATGTCGAAAAGCAGGAGGATATTGTCCAGATTGCCGACAAGATCATTCAAGCCGTCTCCCGACCCATGATCCTGGAAAAAGGGGGGGAAGTCGTTGTCACGACAAGCATCGGTATCAGTTTTTCCCCCGATGATGGCAATACCGAAGAAATATTGCTGAAAAATGCCGATATTGCCATGTATCATGCCAAGGATGAAGGGAAAAACAAATATTGCTGCTACTCTGCGGATCTGCACAAAAAATCCTCGACCCGTCTGGGACTCGAAGCCGACCTGCGCCGTGCCGTCGAACAGGGAGGGTTTCTGGTTTATTACCAGCCACGTCTTGATCTGGGCAGGGGCCGGATCATGGGGGCCGAGGCCCTGGTGCGTTGGCAGCATCCAGAGAGGGGCATTGTACCGCCCGGGGATTTTCTCTCCCTGGCCGAAGAGTTGGGCGTAATCGAAGAGATCGACCGCTGGGTATTGAAGGAAGCCTGTCGGCAAAACCGGGTGTGGCGCAGACAGGGGTTTCCTGCCATTCGCATTTCCGTCAACATGTCCCATCGGCTGTTTCGGACCCCGGGACTGGTGCAGGTCGTTGCCCAGATGCTGGATGATCATGAACTGGAAGCGGATGCCCTGGAGCTGGAGCTGACCGAGTCCATTGCCATGGACGAAATTTCCAATTCCATCCAAATTCTCCAAAGCTTGCGGAAAATGTGGATTCATCTGGCAGTCGATGATTTCGGTACGGGCTACTCTTCATTTGCCCATTTGCGGAAACTGCCCGTGCATGTTTTGAAGATTGACCGCTCCTTCATTCGTGATATTGCTGCCGATACCCAGGATGCGGCCATTGCCAAGGCCATCATCGACATGGGACACACGCTCAACCTGCGTATCACGGCAGAAGGGGTGGAGACCGAGGATCAACTGCGCATCCTGACCGCACAAGGGTGCGATGAAATTCAGGGATACCTGATCAGTCGGCCTGTCATGGCCGCCGATTTTGAAAAATTATTCCACCTCTCCCACCCGCCCCGGAAAATATGAATCCGTACCGGGATTTATTCCACCTGTCCCGCCCGCCCCGGAAATAAAGACCGATGACGGGTTTGTTTTCAACCAGGGCTTATTTTTTTTGCCAATTTCCTCCGGCGCTTTGCAACCACCAGCCGCTTCTGGCTTCCTGCCGCCATTTTTCGGCAAACACGCCACGGACTTCGCCGGCCCATTCCGGATGGTCATTGGCCTTGGCAATTTCCTGGTAGAGTTCTTCCCGGTCACGATTTTCCGCTTCGAGCAGACGCCGGACCTCGGCCCGGTCGTGGATGGACAACCCTTCCTCGGAGCGCAGGACCAGTTTACCGTGGGCATCGATTCCCACGGCACCGTTGTCCATGAAGGGAATAATCCGCCCGGAACGTTCCCGGATACGCTCTTTCAGGCTGCGGATGGCGGCTGTCGAGACATTGATGTCGGCGGCCTGGACCGGAGCGACCAGGATATCCAGAAAGGCCGTCAACAGGCTGGCCGGGTTCAAACGGCTGTGGGGAGGGGGAGGGGAGGCAGGAGGCGAAGCCGGAGATTTTTCCCTGGCAGGTGGTTTCTGCCCCTCGCTGCCCCAGACCTCTTTGACAATTTTTTCAGCGGCATCCTGCATGGCGGGAGCCGGAAAATAAATGTTGACTGTGACACATGCTGCCAACAAGAGACCAAGAGCCGTCAGGCCCACTTGCAACACACGTTTGTTCATTGGTTTTTCTCCTCATTGTTTTTCATGTCGTCAGCCTGACGGATGCGTTGCAAGCGATTCATCATGTCTTTCCAACCAATCACCGAACTGTGGATGACCACATTCACCCTGGGAGGCAGGAGCGATCCGGCAACCAGATGCTGTTCATCGCCATCTGCCTGGGGCATGCCGTGCAGATGGAAGGTATCGTGACGCAGTTGGCAACGAAATCCCAGGGCACGATAGCCATAATCCTTGAACATCGACAACAGGCCGCGTTGTAAAAACCCGCTGCTGCCGGAGCCGAGAAGATTGATTTGCTCGATGGCACGCACACTGATCCGTTGCGGGGCGGAACTTTCCACCGAGGCCATTTCGGCCTTGAAGGCCACCGGCTCGCTGCCAGCCATGATCAATTCCTGCACCGATCCGGACAGGGTTCCCTCGATACGGCCCACTTCCATGAACTGGGTCAATTCACCCAAATCCATGCGATCCAGATCCATTCGTGCCCGCCATTCGGGAAGCGTGGAAGAGAGTCGATCCCCTCCCAGATCCGACAGACGGACCTTGCCCCCGAACAGGTGTGCCGTCAAGTCGCCTGTCGTCGTCAGCTTGCCGCGTTCAAGAACGATTTCTGGAAATTGACCTGTCACCTGTCCCTGGACCAGAGGTTTGTCAGCCTGGGCGACCACAAGTTGGCCCAAATCCAGATGGTCGATCTCCAGGGCAAGGGAGAGGCGTGCCCGGTCCAAGCCGACTGCGTCCAGACGGGCTTTTGCGAGGGTCAAACTGCCTCCGGCCAGCGGCACCACGACATCCCTCGCCAGCCGCAGGTCATCGCCCACCATGCCGGGTTGGGCGGTGATTGCAGGAATGACCAGCCTCCCCAGGTGAATATCGCGCAGATGCAGGGAGCCATAAAGCGGTTGGGTGGCAAACGGCAGGTCAAAATCCACTCCACCCACGCGGAAATCGTCGCCCGCCCCGGCAAAAAAACCGTTTTCCAGGCGGAGATTTCCCTGTAACTCCGGGCGTTCACGGGTTGGCAGGAGACGCCAGGCCAATTCACCGGACAGAAGCCCCTGCATCTCACCCCTGGCCAATACCGGCAGGGTCTCTGCCAGGGGTTCGCGCAAATAATCATGCAACACCTTGCCGAGATCCAGGCCGCTGAAACGGGTCCACCCTTGCAGAGGTTCGTGTGGCTGCACATCGACGCCCGCATGAATTTCTCCCAGGGTGGCACTGGTCAAAACGCCCGAGCCGGACCAGGTGCCTTTTTTGATCTGACGCCAGGCAAGATCCGCGACCACATGTTCGGCGTGCAGGTTGCCATAGAACTTGTCCGCCAGCCACTCCCCGGCCTGCACCTGCAAGCGGCTTTTCAGGTTCCAGGATGTTTTTCCATCCCCGTTCAAGGTTCCGGACAACCCACCTGCCAGCCCCTCCACCAGGGCATCGCCGGAACCGCCCGAGTGCCACACGACATCCCGAAACTGGACGGCGAATTGCCCTTTCCAGATGGCAGCCGGGGTTTGTGCGGCGGAAAATGTACCGGTCAGTTTGCCGGATCCCCTGGCGGGTACCTGTTCCGGGGTTGTGGCGGCAGCCTGGAAATGGTTGACATCCAGGTGCAGGGAGCCGGAAATTTTTCCGGATGTCGTTTGTTGCACATGCAAGGAGGTGCGGATGTGAATATTTTCCAGGTGCCACGGTCCCTGGGTCAGGCTGGCATCCCGGATGTGTATCCGGTCTATTCCCACCGGCAGGCCTGGCCAAACGGGCTGTGTGACTTTGGGGGCAGAGGTTTTACTGGTGTCTTTTGCATGTGGCAGAGTGATCCGGAGCTGATCCAATTCGAGGTTGGAGAGAATTCCTTGCAGCAATAAACCGGGCTGCATTCCCAGATGCAAGGCGGCCAGGGTCAGGGTTGTGCCATCGGGTGCCACGCCGGTTACCTCACCCAGATGCAGAGTCGGCCAGGGCTGCATCCAGCCGACCTTGTTGACCGTGACCCGCCAACCCGTTTTTTCCGCCAGTTTTTCCAACACCCATTCCCGTCCCCAGGTGCTGAACAGACCCGCGCCGATCAGGATGACCGACAAGGAGAGGAGCAGCCCGCCGATTCCCAGGAGAGTGGCCAATATTCGCCAGGTTTGGTACCTGAATCTGTTCGAGCCTGTGCCTATTTTACGCACTTTGACCTTTCCAATCCCGTCCGCCATCCCCATAAAATACCCGATCAGGATGGCATCCAACCTGCCTGACGCAACTGTGCCAGCAATCCCGAGTCGAAAAAAACCAAAAAAAGGGATTGCATTGGAAAAAAATTGGACTAGATTGGCACCATGATCTTTTTGGAGAGATTGGCCCGGTGCGGAGGAATCCCTTTGCCATGGATAAACTGATCAAGCCAACCACCTTTGCCATGTTGTTGATTGCCGCAGGGGCGACGGTGGCCATCATTTTTTGGAGATTGCACGGCGATGTCATGATTGGTCGGCGGTTGGTGGAAAATCATTGTGGCGTCTGTCACGATATCACACCGAACAAGAAAAACGAAAAGGGGCCTTATCTGTGGGGCATTGTCAATCGACCCGTGGGCGCTGCCCAGGGCTATAAGTACAGCCAGGCCTTCATGCGCCATGCCCAGGAACACCCCTTCATCTGGACCGAGGACAACCTGAACCTGTTTTTGACCAATCCCCAACGTTTTATTCCCAACGTCCGCATGTCCGAACATCGGGTGGAGCATCAAATCTCCTTTGACGGCATTGAAGACCCGGCCAACCGCCGCGACCTGATTGCCTATCTGAAGAGACTGCAATAAATGTAATATAATTTTTTGCCACAGTTTTTTTCAACACTCCAGCAGAATGGCCAACCCTGGCATGAAGCCCGCAGATCTTTCCCGACTTTTTTCAGATATCATCCAACCACTTCTGGAAAAAACCACCCCCCCGTTCCCCGGGCTTTCCGGTCTTTCCGGGAGTTCGTTGTCGTGGGTGGTTTCACTCCTGGCGCGTCACCGGAAAAAACCTCTGGTATTGGTGGTCGAATCGGCCACCCGGGCCGAGACTGTTTATCGGGAGCTGCTGTTTTTTTTGCAAAAGGCCATGCCGGCGCCGGAGCTGCTTTTGTTTCCGGCCTGGGAGATTTTGCCGTTTGAGCCTTTGTCGCCGTTTGGTCCCCTGGTGGGAGAACGGATCGCATCCCTGTACCGGTTGACGCAGATGTGCGGGATGGGACCGGTCCAGGCCGGCGAGGAAGCAGGGACCACTTCCGGTGTTGTCATTACCACGGTCAACGCGGTCATGCAGCGGCTGTTGCCGGCACCTGTTCTGGCCCGCCATGGTTTTACCATTGCCGTGGGTGATCGGATCGATTTGCCCCTGTTTCGGACTTTTCTGGCCGAGGCCGGCTATCGGGCGACATCCCAGGTCGCCGAGGCCGGAGAGTTTGCCGTGCGGGGCGGCATTCTTGATTTTCACCCGCCCGGCCATGAAGAGGCCGTTCGCATCGAATTGTTTGGTGACAACGTTGAAACGATGCGCCTTTTCGATCCGGTCACCCAGCGTTCGACCGATGATATTCCCCACATTCGCGCCCTTCCCGTCCGGGAAGTGATCCTGAACGAAGAGACCATCAGCCGCTTTCGGACCAACTATCGCAAACATTTCGGCAACGCCGCCACAGAGGGTGAAATCTACCGGCAGGTATCGCAAGGCATTCCATACCCGGGAATGGAACAGTATCTGCCATTTTTTTACGAAACCACGGCCACGTTGTTCGATTATCTGCCGGAAGGGAGCCTCTTTTTTCTTGACCCGGAGTTTGATGCCCTGGTCAGGGAACGCCACAACGAAATCATGGAGCGTCATGCCCATGCCCGGGTGGATCAATATCCCTGTGTGCCGCCGGAACAGTTTTATCTGCAACCGGAAATTCTGCCAAAGCTCCTGGGCGGATTTCCGGTTCTGGCCCTGCAACATGGGGACCAACCCTCGGCCAATCACCTCAGTTTCGGGTTTGAGCTGATTCCGGAATTTTTCCGTGGCCTGGAGGCGGAAACCAAGCCGGTCATGGAAAAAGTGGCGGAATATCTGCACCAGTTGTGGAGCGAAGATATTCGGGTCGGCATGGTGGTGCGGACCATCGGCCAGAAGGAACGTTTGCGGGAGCTGTTGGAGGACAAGAAAATCCGGGTGCGGGACATTCCGGACTGGGAGGCGATGCTCAATGCCAGTCCGGGGGTGGTCTATCTTTCCGTAGGCGATCTGATCGACTGTTTTTTGCATCGGCGTCTGCGCCTGGCCATCATCACGGAGGAGGCCATATTCGGCCTGCGCGTGCGGCGGCGGCAACTCGATCAACGCTATCTGGACCAGTTGATCGCCGGTTTTGCCGAGTTGAACGATGGCGATCTCGTGGTGCATGCCGATCATGGCATCGGACGTTTTGGCGGGTTGGTCACCCTGGCGGTGGGGTCGATCAAGAACGATTTTCTGGTCATTCTCTACGCCGATGACGACAAGCTTTATGTCCCGGTGGAAAATCTGGATCGGGTTGGCAAATATTCTGGTGGCGACCACGCCGTTCTCGACAAACTGGGCAGCGGCAAATGGGAAAAGGTCACGCAACGCGCCCGCATCCGCATCATGGAAATGGCCGCCGAGCTGGTGCAACTCCAGGCCCAACGCGAATCTGGACAGGGTTTTGCCTTTTCGCCGCCAGACCCCCTGTATCAGGAATTTGCTGCCTCCTTTCCCTTTGAGGAGACCCCCGATCAGGCGCAGGCCATTCAGACCGTCCTGGAAGACATGGCCTCCAAAAAACCCATGGATCGGCTGGTCTGTGGGGATGTGGGGTTTGGCAAGACCGAGGTGGCCTTGCGGGCGACGTTCCGGGCGGTGATGGATGGCAAGCAGGTGGCGGTTCTGGTGCCAACGACCATTCTGGCGCAGCAACATTTCGAAACCTTTTCCCGCCGGCTTGCGCCCTATCCGGTCAAGGTGGCCCTGCTCTCCCGCTTTCGGACTCCGGCCCAGCAGAGGGTCGCCATCGACGACCTGGCCAAAGGTGAGGTGGATGTGGTCATCGGTACCCACCGCCTGCTCCAGGATGACATTGAATTCAAGGATCTGGGGTTGCTGGTCGTCGATGAGGAACAGCGGTTCGGGGTGGCCCACAAGGAGCAGATCAAAAAATTGCGGGCCACGCTCGATATTCTCACCCTGACGGCCACCCCGATTCCCCGGACCCTCAATCTGGCCATGTCCGGCGTGCGCGATATTTCCATCATCGCCTCGCCGCCCACCAACCGCCTGTCGATTCGCACCATTGTGACCCAGTTTGACCGGCAAAAGGTGCGCGAGGCCATCATTCGGGAAATTTATCGGGGTGGGCAGGTTTTCTATCTGTTCAACCGGGTTCAGGATATCGACAAGGCCGCCACCATGATTACCGAACTGGTCCCCGAGGCCAAGGTCGGGGTGGCGCACGGCCAGATGCGCGAAAGCCGCCTGGAACGGGTCATGATGTCCTTCTATCGCCAGGAATTCAATGTCCTGGTCTGCACGACCATCATTGAAAACGGTGTCGATATTCCCTCGGCCAACACCATCATCATCCATCGGGCGGACAAGTTCGGTCTGGGGCAGTTGCACCAGTTGCGGGGACGGGTGGGACGCTCCCGGCATCGGGCCTATGCCTACCTGCTGATCCCGCCGCCGCAAACCCTCTCCGCCGATGCCCAAAAACGCCTGGAAGCCATCGAAAATTTGGGTGATCTCGGGGCCGGCTTCATGCTGGCCACCCATGACCTGGAAATCCGGGGAGCCGGCAACATTCTGGGCGATGAACAATCCGGGGAAATTCGTGAAGTCGGCTTCGACCTCTATCACCAAATGCTCCGGGAGGCCATCACCGCTCTCAAGGCCAACCCAGAGGGAGAGCAGGCCAACGATTCACCCCAGGAAATCTCCACCATCATCAATCTCCATCTCTCGACCTATATTCCGGAAAATTACATTCCCGACGTGCATCAGCGGCTCTCCATGTACAAACGGATTGCCCAACTGGCCACGCCGGATGACATTCTCGACATGCGCAGTGAACTGCAAGACCGTTTTGGTTCCCTGCCCGATTCTGTTGAGAATCTGCTCAAGATTGTGCGGATCAAGGGTCTGTGTCGTATCATGAAAATCGTCAAGCTGGAGGCCGGTCCCAAGGGGGGTGTCATCCATTTTCATGCCGAACCCAATATTGAACCTTCTGCCATTCTGGTCATGTTGCAGGGGGGAGCCGGCAACATTCGTTTCAACCAGAAAAATCGTACCTTGAGCCTGAAAAACCGGGATTGGGAAGAGACCGGTCGCCGCTTGACGGAGCTGCGGCAGTCTTTGGAAAGTCTTCTGCCCCACAACCAGACCGGGCGTTCCGATGCTGGCATGCCTGGTGTTGCTCCAGCCCCAACGGTTGGCGATCCGCGACAATTTTCTGGAAAACCACCAGCCAACCCCGCAGCCCGGCCCGCCGGCAAAACACCTGCAAAGAGATCAGGATAAGACAATCAATGGCAACTGAACCGGACAACGACTGGACCATTGCGGATTCTCTCAACCTGTACAATGTGCAGGGGTGGGGAATCGGTTTTTTTGGTGCCAACGATCTGGGGCATTTGACGGTCGCCCCGCTCCTGGACAGGGGTCCCACGCTCGACCTGATGGAGCTTGTTGAAAACATTCAGAGTCGTGGCATATCCCTGCCGGTTTTGATCCGTTTTTCGGACATTTTGCGGGTTCGCATCCAGACCCTCCATGCCTGTTTTCAAAAGGCCAGGGAAGATTATGAATATACGGGACATTATTTAGGGGTATACCCGATCAAGGTCAATCAGCAGCGACAGGTTGTGGAAGAGCTGGTCCAGTTTGGTCACAGCGTCGATATGGGGTTGGAGGCCGGTTCGCGTCCGGAACTCCAGATCGTCCTGGCCATGCTCGACAATCCCGACGCCCTGATCATTTGTAACGGCTACAAGGATGATGAATTCATCCGTCTGGCGCTCATGGGGCAGCAAATGGGTCGCCATATCCATGTCGTGGTTGAAAAGCCCCAGGAGCTGACCAAACTTCTCCAGATTGCCGATGAATTGAATATCCGCCCCAATATTGGCCTGCGCGTCAAACTGGAGGCAAGTGGTTCGGGCAAATGGGAGGCTTCCGGGGGGTTGTTTTCCAAATTTGGCTTGACGGCCATGGAAATTCTTGAAGCCGTGGAAGCTGTGCAGTCCCGGGGCATGCTGGATTGTGTCCGCCTGTTGCACTTTCACATCGGCTCGCAAATCACGAACATTCGCAAATTCAAGAATGGGTTGCGGGAGGCCGCCCGTTTTTATGCCGAACTGCGTCGTCTGGGGTGTGCGGTTCAATACGTGGACATTGGCGGGGGCCTGGGGGTTGATTACGACGGCTCGCAAACCACCCAGGATTCGTCGGTCAACTATTCCATTCAGGAATATGCCAATGACGTGGTCGCCTATCTGCATGAGGTGTGCGAAAACGAAGAGTTGCCCCATCCCGACATTATTTCCGAGAGTGGCCGTGCCCTGACCGCCCATCATGCCATGCTCGTCATCAACGTTCTGGAAGTGGCCCGTTCGGTTCCTTTCGACAGACCGGTCACCACAGACCCCGATGATGCCCCGGAGATTCAGGAACTCTCCGAAATGCTGCACGACCTCAACCCCAAAAATGCCCTTGAGGTGTGGCATGATACCCTGGAACTCAAGGACGATTTTCAAAAAATGTTTGCTCTGGGTGCCCTGGATCTTGTCCAGAGGTCGAAAGGGGAACGTTTGATCCGGCAGATAGCTTTCCGTATTGAAGAGATGATCCGGACCATGGAAAAACCTCCACCGGAACTTCTTTCCACCATGGAGTATCTGATCGACAAATATTACTGCAACTTTTCCATTTTTCAGTCGCTGCCGGACCATTGGGCCATTGATCAACTGTTTCCGGTGGTTCCCATTCATCGTCTCAACGAACGTCCTTTGCGCATGGGGACGCTTCAGGATATCACCTGCGATTCCGATGGCAGCATGGATCGCTTCATTCATCGGGAGGGAGGGGCGCAAAATTCCCTGGAACTGCATGCCCTGAACCCGGGCGAAACCTATCTGCTGGGTGCCTTTTTGACTGGTGCTTATCAGGAAATTCTGGGTGATCTGCACAATCTGTTTGGGGACACCAACGTGGTTCATGTGTCGGTGGCCGAAACCGCCAAAGGGTGGGAGTTCCGGCAGATTCAGGCGGGTGAACTGGTACGGGATGTTCTCCGGTATGTTTCGTATGATCCTGAAGAGCTGGTGCGCCGTGTGGGGCGTTTTACCCGCAAGGCCGTCAGTGAAGGTCGGGCCAATCCAGACCAGGCACGCGCTTTTGTTCGTGCCTACGCTGCGGCCCTGAATGACTACACCTACCTGGAAACCAGTTAGAGGCTGTCTAATAACATGTTAATTTCAAAAAAAAAACGAATGAAAAACTGGGATGGAGGTCCAGGAGGAAGCGGCTCTGCCCTTCCTCGAAAATACTTGGAGGATTTATCCATGTCGCGGTGACTATGGATCACTGGATGTGAGTTTGATCAGTAATTTGTTCTGGACGGAATGTTGCGAGAGTTGCCATGACCCGTGTTGCGATCCCACATTGGAATATTGCCGGCGTGATACCACCAGTCAACTCGGCAAGGGGAAATTCTTCTGACCGTTCCCCATATCCGGTTTCCCTTTTGGATCTGGTAGAACGCTTTTCTACATCTCCGGAACGGATGAAGATTCTGGATGGTTTGTTGCGCTGCCGCGCAGCACTTCATGGTCTCGGTTTGACACAGGGTTTCCAATGGTTGAATGGCAGTTTTCTGGAGCATGTGGAAAAACTGGAAAAACGTTCCCCAAGGGATATCGATGTGGTGACGTTCTACCATTTGCCTCCTGGAGAGACACAGCGATCTTTGATCGAAAAAAATGCCACTCTGTTTGATTTACAGCAGTCCAAAAATATTTACTTTGTTGATCATTATTTACAACAAATGCGTTCAGATCAATTGGAACGCCTGGTAACCAAATCTGTCTACTGGTATAGCATGTGGTCACACCGACGTGACAAAAGCTGGAAGGGATATCTGCAAATCAATCTGGCTCCGGACGAAGATGCAGCAGCAAGAACCGGTCTTGATGAATCAAGTTTGTGAGGATGTGTTGCCATGAACATGGATGAACAACTGTTCCTCCTTGCCGAGCGGGGTGAATTGGAGCGAATGTTGGCCATGACATCGGAGGAGGATGTCATTGATCGTATAAGTCTCCAAAGGCGTCTGGAATTGGTCAATGCAGAACTGGAAAAGATTCCGGATTCCAGGCGAAATCCCTTTTGTGTCCAACTGACCTTCCGGGGAAAACCGGTGGTGGGCAGTCATGGCATCGATGCAGAGTTTGGTGTGGTCGCAGTACAAAGATTCACGGATGCCGTTGCGGCTTTTACGGCCAATTTTGCCAATCAGGCGGGTTTTCTCGGACAGCCTTTGACCCTCGGACAACCTTTGCCGGATCGTACCCAACGCCGTCTTTTGATCACAGGCACGGCCATTGGATCTTTCGGGTTTGAACTGGAAGAGCCGTTTCCAAGTCAAGATCCAGACCCGACCGTTTCAGCCACCCTTGCAACGGTCATGAAACATATTCAAACCGACCTGGATCTTGTTTCCCCAACTGAAACCGCCGTGAGACAAATGTGTGCCCTGATGCAGGCATCCGTTGCAAGTGACGATGACGGATTGGCCGATGTCATGGCTGAAGCGGATCCTTCCGCCATAAAAAAATTGCATGAATTTATCAAGTTTCTGGCAGATCGGGAAGCGGTTTGTGCTATTGCTTTTGAGCAACACGCTTTTCAATTTCGTGATGCAGAGGAGGTGCTTCGCAGTGTAGAACGGTTGAGTCAGGGCAATCTGCACGAACAGGAGCAAACCTTTTCTGGTCTTTTCATGGGTGTCTTGCCGGAAAAACGGGACTTTGAATTTCGTGTGCTGCCCGCCGACCGGGTCATTCGTGGCAAGGTGGGAAAATCGATCAATAATGTCTCTGCAATCAATCAATGTTTACACGGGCCAAGCCGGATCACGGTCCAGGCAATCCGGCTAGGCAAGGGCAGGCCACACTACCTTTTGTTGGACTATGCCGCAGAACCCCAAACCGGAGATGGATCATGAGTGACGAGGAACCGTTCAATCCTTTGCAGCGCCGTGGCACTCTGGACGAAATCCTGCTACGCCAACTCGATTCCGAGCAGCATTATTTTCGCGTCATTGGCGAATTGCGGTATTTGCTGAGAGGAATGCTTCAGGCTGATTCCACCGAGGCGGGTCGGGAGGAATTCACTCTGCGTTCCAGGATTTATCTGGGGGATCCCAGAATCCTGGACAAGGTGACGGCCCAACGACTGCTGCGGGAAAACTACAGAGATATGATGGGAGACCGGGAAAGGCTGGTCTGGTTGGAGGATAAGTTCAGGGAGATGGATCCTGCCGATTCCCAATGGCTGGGCATGCGGAATCAATGCATGCATGAGGATCCGGCCAATGAAGCGCCCATTCCCAAGCCTGGATCCGCCACGGCCTGTCTGATTTTCATCGAGCTTTGCCACGAGTGCGACAAGAAAGAAAAAACCCTGGATCTGCTCGTGAAACATGCGGCCCCGGTGTTGCTTGATCAAGGGATGAACGCGCCTCCGGTTCCCCCCCCCAAGATGGATGCCCGTCTGCGGCACATGCAAAAACTGGAGGAAGATCCAGAGTATCGGGACATGGTGGAGTCTTCTTTGGGAACGCTGAAAAAGATTGTGACCGAAAATCCCGAACTGATATCGGCCCTGCGCGATTCGCTCCGGATGACCCAATTCATCGGTTTTCCCGATGCGGCCAGAGTCAAAGAAGACCATGCCGTGATGCAGGAGGAGGTCGAGGCCCTGCTGCATGCCGTGGAGAGCGGCGAGATCGGCAAAAAGGATTCCGTCAATAAAACCAGGCATTGATTGGGCCGACCTGGAAGAAGCTCAACATCAGGCGCGTCTGAGCGGCAGGGCTGCCTGAGAGGCTGGTTCAAGGGACGGGTTGTTGTTTGTTCAAGAAGATCATCAATGAACAAACAATGCCTTGGAAAGCTCTTCAGCGAGTTCGGTATAGGCGACGGACCCTTTGGCCTGCCGGTCGAACCATACGGCGGGTTTGCCGTGGCTTTGGGACTCGCCAATACGGACATTACGGGGAATCATGGTC of Magnetococcales bacterium contains these proteins:
- the speA gene encoding biosynthetic arginine decarboxylase, with the protein product MATEPDNDWTIADSLNLYNVQGWGIGFFGANDLGHLTVAPLLDRGPTLDLMELVENIQSRGISLPVLIRFSDILRVRIQTLHACFQKAREDYEYTGHYLGVYPIKVNQQRQVVEELVQFGHSVDMGLEAGSRPELQIVLAMLDNPDALIICNGYKDDEFIRLALMGQQMGRHIHVVVEKPQELTKLLQIADELNIRPNIGLRVKLEASGSGKWEASGGLFSKFGLTAMEILEAVEAVQSRGMLDCVRLLHFHIGSQITNIRKFKNGLREAARFYAELRRLGCAVQYVDIGGGLGVDYDGSQTTQDSSVNYSIQEYANDVVAYLHEVCENEELPHPDIISESGRALTAHHAMLVINVLEVARSVPFDRPVTTDPDDAPEIQELSEMLHDLNPKNALEVWHDTLELKDDFQKMFALGALDLVQRSKGERLIRQIAFRIEEMIRTMEKPPPELLSTMEYLIDKYYCNFSIFQSLPDHWAIDQLFPVVPIHRLNERPLRMGTLQDITCDSDGSMDRFIHREGGAQNSLELHALNPGETYLLGAFLTGAYQEILGDLHNLFGDTNVVHVSVAETAKGWEFRQIQAGELVRDVLRYVSYDPEELVRRVGRFTRKAVSEGRANPDQARAFVRAYAAALNDYTYLETS
- the mfd gene encoding transcription-repair coupling factor, with the protein product MKPADLSRLFSDIIQPLLEKTTPPFPGLSGLSGSSLSWVVSLLARHRKKPLVLVVESATRAETVYRELLFFLQKAMPAPELLLFPAWEILPFEPLSPFGPLVGERIASLYRLTQMCGMGPVQAGEEAGTTSGVVITTVNAVMQRLLPAPVLARHGFTIAVGDRIDLPLFRTFLAEAGYRATSQVAEAGEFAVRGGILDFHPPGHEEAVRIELFGDNVETMRLFDPVTQRSTDDIPHIRALPVREVILNEETISRFRTNYRKHFGNAATEGEIYRQVSQGIPYPGMEQYLPFFYETTATLFDYLPEGSLFFLDPEFDALVRERHNEIMERHAHARVDQYPCVPPEQFYLQPEILPKLLGGFPVLALQHGDQPSANHLSFGFELIPEFFRGLEAETKPVMEKVAEYLHQLWSEDIRVGMVVRTIGQKERLRELLEDKKIRVRDIPDWEAMLNASPGVVYLSVGDLIDCFLHRRLRLAIITEEAIFGLRVRRRQLDQRYLDQLIAGFAELNDGDLVVHADHGIGRFGGLVTLAVGSIKNDFLVILYADDDKLYVPVENLDRVGKYSGGDHAVLDKLGSGKWEKVTQRARIRIMEMAAELVQLQAQRESGQGFAFSPPDPLYQEFAASFPFEETPDQAQAIQTVLEDMASKKPMDRLVCGDVGFGKTEVALRATFRAVMDGKQVAVLVPTTILAQQHFETFSRRLAPYPVKVALLSRFRTPAQQRVAIDDLAKGEVDVVIGTHRLLQDDIEFKDLGLLVVDEEQRFGVAHKEQIKKLRATLDILTLTATPIPRTLNLAMSGVRDISIIASPPTNRLSIRTIVTQFDRQKVREAIIREIYRGGQVFYLFNRVQDIDKAATMITELVPEAKVGVAHGQMRESRLERVMMSFYRQEFNVLVCTTIIENGVDIPSANTIIIHRADKFGLGQLHQLRGRVGRSRHRAYAYLLIPPPQTLSADAQKRLEAIENLGDLGAGFMLATHDLEIRGAGNILGDEQSGEIREVGFDLYHQMLREAITALKANPEGEQANDSPQEISTIINLHLSTYIPENYIPDVHQRLSMYKRIAQLATPDDILDMRSELQDRFGSLPDSVENLLKIVRIKGLCRIMKIVKLEAGPKGGVIHFHAEPNIEPSAILVMLQGGAGNIRFNQKNRTLSLKNRDWEETGRRLTELRQSLESLLPHNQTGRSDAGMPGVAPAPTVGDPRQFSGKPPANPAARPAGKTPAKRSG